In one window of Nicotiana tabacum cultivar K326 chromosome 12, ASM71507v2, whole genome shotgun sequence DNA:
- the LOC107817356 gene encoding putative calcium-binding protein CML44: protein MSPINSINLPRIFSKLDNNGDGLVSLNELKGFLDTIGINSSQEELELLVGKTSLDSIDFFLFYDAITKAYIKESKRENIFLENDLQKVFRVFDLNGDGFISCEELQSALSRLGLWDEQCGKDCMSMINVYDTNSDGKLDFEEFKDMMFDN from the coding sequence ATGTCTCCAATCAACTCCATTAATCTGCCAAGGATCTTCTCAAAACTTGACAATAATGGTGATGGACTGGTGAGCCTCAACGAGCTAAAGGGATTTCTCGATACCATAGGCATTAATTCAAGCCAAGAAGAGCTTGAGTTGCTTGTTGGGAAAACAAGCCTCGACTCCATTGATTTTTTCCTCTTCTATGATGCCATCACAAAGGCATATATTAAAGAAAGCAAGcgcgaaaatattttcttggaaaatgaCTTACAGAAAGTCTTTAGAGTATTCGATTTGAATGGTGATGGATTTATATCTTGTGAGGAGCTGCAGAGTGCATTGTCAAGATTAGGATTGTGGGATGAGCAATGTGGGAAAGATTGCATGAGCATGATTAATGTTTATGATACTAATTCAGATGGGAAGCTTGATTTTGAGGAGTTTAAGGATATGATGTTTGATAATTAA
- the LOC107817357 gene encoding putative calcium-binding protein CML44, producing the protein MSMLNEKHIQRIFDKLDEDGDGLVSLGELKGLLDKIGACTDLDELHSLVGKTSLNFIDFSLFYEAMVKKNNGDEKRKEDNNLEDDLVEAFKVFDLNGDGFISCEELQKVLSRLGLWDEKEGSDCKSMIHMYDTNLDGVLDYDEFKNMMLVSNSEGIPNL; encoded by the coding sequence ATGTCTATGTTAAACGAAAAACACATCCAAAGGATTTTCGACAAGCTTGATGAAGATGGTGATGGATTAGTAAGTTTAGGTGAACTCAAAGGCCTTCTTGATAAGATTGGAGCTTGTACAGATCTTGACGAGCTCCATTCTTTGGTAGGAAAAACGAGCCTAAACTTCATTGACTTCTCCCTCTTTTACGAGGCGATGGTGAAGAAAAATAATGGggatgaaaagagaaaagaggacAATAATTTGGAAGATGATCTTGTTGAAGCATTCAAGGTGTTTGATTTGAATGGAGATGGTTTTATTTCTTGTGAGGAGCTTCAAAAAGTTTTGTCAAGATTAGGGTTGTGGGATGAGAAAGAAGGAAGTGATTGTAAAAGCATGATTCATATGTATGATACTAACCTTGATGGAGTTCTTGATTATGACGAGTTCAAGAACATGATGTTGGTTTCTAATTCTGAGGGTATTCCTAATTTGTAA